Genomic DNA from Manihot esculenta cultivar AM560-2 chromosome 15, M.esculenta_v8, whole genome shotgun sequence:
CTATAATTTTcttacctttttctttttctataatCTCCTTTTTGAACATCATTTCATGGGTAATTGATCCAATCAGCTCATCATACGTGTACTTTATACAGTCTTGTGTATCAAAGATGATTGTGGCTTTTGCTTCCCAAGATATTAGCAAAGATCTCAGTGTCTTTTTTATCAACTCAGCTTCCTCAAAATTTTTTCCAAATGCTTTCATAAGTTTAACCAGATTAGTAAATCAGATGCTTATTTCAATAATGATTTCACCAGGTTTCATCTCAAAAAACTCAAAGTCATGAACTATCAAGTTTGCTTTTGATTCCTTTACTTGATTTATGCCTTCATAAGTTACTTCAAACTTGTCCCATACTTCTTTGACAGAATTACAACATGACACACGATTGTATTCAGTTGCATCAAGTGCACAATGGAGTATATCTATAGCTTTAGCATTagcataaattttttttctaatccgcattattatatttttctttagtcTTCTCTCTAGTTCCTCCTACAGCCAAAGGAATTTCAGGACCTTAAATAATTCTTTGCCAAGCCTCTATATCAATAGAGTGTATAAAATTTTTCACTCTAACTTTTCAGAAAGAGTAATTTGTGCTATTGAAAAGAGGTGATCATGTGATTGAATAGCCTTTAGCTAAAGGTACAGTGATGCCAGCAAAATTAGAAGGACTAGCCATTTTGGATCTTTCTAAGGTCTTTAAACCTCAAGCAAGAGAGTTACCCTCTTATTACAATTTGTTGTCCCAAATTAAGTGACCAAAAGAGGACGAATCGGTCACTTTTACCCATGTTTCAACTCTTGCCATacgttttaataaaaaattgtggCTGCTAATTCTGAGTGTGAATAAGTGCTTGTTTAAAGCAGATagctaaaatattttcttgaaatCAAGCTTACAAAATTATCAAACACAACTTGGTTTTAGTTAGATCAAACAATACGAAACATAAGTAAAATTAGCAAATTAATTTTAGCACATTCTCATCAGTATTATCTCAACGTTCAAACATGTATCACAGATAAATATTACAAACTGAATGTAAAGAGATTAGGGATAAGAAAATCAAACACTAGAGATTTATAGTGTTTCGACAAACACGACCTACATCTACTCTCCCAAGGATCTTATTTGAGTCTTCACTCCATTAAACCTCTTTTACACAAGCAAGAGAATAGTTTTTCATACAATAATAAACTTTCCAGGTGCTTGTAGATCTTTATATGTTTGAATTAGTTCTCAAACTTCTACCTAAGTTTCAATAAGTGCTTAAAGTCTGATTAATCTTAAATaggttttgattaaaaaaaatactcttAATAACTCACAACGATTACTACATAATACTattaaaaagagagagaatatTTATCAATGTATATCAGATTCTTAAATGAAAAGTTAGAAGATAAGTTCTTAAATATTCTCAGAAAATCAATGCTTTCACTGAGCATTTATGAATAGAACAGATCTCTCAAATAAGTGTCTAAAAAACTAACTGTTATAACATTAAAAGATGTGTAGACTGAAATCAGTTAACTCACAATTTAAAAGTAGTtagctaaaataaaaatagacaaaaattagatttaaattatatataaaattagataTCTAATTTTAGCTTTTGAAAATTATAGATAAGATAATTTTTTGTAAATTTCAAAATCTTGTCCTTTCGAGATTTAAggataaaaattcatttttcaatAGACATTTGAATTGCATGGGAATAAAAAGTTTAAGATTTAATATTGGAAGATCAACTCACTCACTTATTTATATTGAATCCTAAAAATACACTTATCttgattattcttttttttatttatcttgagTTGCCTTCAGAGACTTCTTCTTTTCTAttatagaatatttttttatttttcattatctaAATATTCTACTTTTACCTTTTAAATACCGAAAATTAGTTAGATAATTAAGTTTTGATATCACTAAAATTAAGCTCTTTCAAAACTAATGGGTCCAACATATTATAATTCTTGGACCTTCCATTCTCACTCAATGTTTTGTTTAACCCTTGTACTTcaatgtttaatttaattaatttgaaccTTTTGTTCAGATTACTATAGAAGTTTTAATATATGCTCaattatctaaaataaaatatttattggttaactttcttaatttattaatttaaatgaaaaataaagaacctttcaaaaaataaagaagtttaatttatctaaaaattaaagtattcaatttattgattttcttgATTTATGTAATAattgagtttaaattaaaactttaaggtTAATTTGAACAATTCTGATTGTCAAATATTAagcaataattaattaatcgaAAAACATATGTAATAATGAAATAATAAGATACGGCAAGAGCAAGGATCAGTAATGTAAATTGGGTTAAGAAGTCTGAGAAAAGAGATGGGCAGGTGATGTACAATGCatggagagagagaggaaaactaagaatttaataataagaaaaagaatttaAAGGGTAGGAGCTCTCTCAGCTGAGCCAGCAAGAACAGTAAGCAAATTGTTGCCAAAAGGATCACTGAGGTGTTTGGAGAGGTTCTCAACAGGACCTTCTCCAGTTACATATGCTTGGAAATAGAATCCCAACATCGCAAACATTGCTAGTCTTCCATTCTTTATCTCTTTCACCTTCAATATCGCTGCTTGGTCTGGATCATTTGCCAACCCCAGTGGGTCAAATGGACCACCTGGGTGAAGCTTGTCCTCGAAATCCTACcaaaatttttttacaaattttaattaaattaaaaaaaaaaaaaacaaaaaaactaaTGGTAGGGTGATATTGATATGCAATACCAAGCCATTGATAATTCTGTAGTACTCAGCACCACCAACAAGAACAATCTCAGCAACAACGGCCAGAATGAGATTGATTGGGATTTTGTTTCCAAAGTAGTTCAATGTTCCTCCATCAAGAAGAAGAGCTCCTGTCTGCAGCATGAAAGATTcatcattttattaaaacaaatgtATTAAGTTAGGAGTATCAGAGTCGTTTTTCAGTTTATAAAATCTGAGTTCGGGTTCTAATTAAaaagcttaaaaaaaaaaaaaaatgatttgaaCAAACCTTAAACCAGACAGCTTCAGGGCCACAGTTAGCACCATATTTGTTTAAGGCTTCTGGAATCACAAACCCAGCTGCCCCAAGCATTGCCCATCTTGCATGAATCAGCTCAAATGCCTGATATctgttataattaaaaaaatatatatattaaaagaagGAGAAATACATAATTTTGTTTAGGTCATACAGAAcatacatttaaaataaatgaattttcaattggggttagaaaataaaatcttaaataaattaaagtttataaaaaagtaaaccaaattaaatcaaattgaacttCATTTTAGACTTATTTTCTTAAATAGCTCCAAAttctttttagattttattttaattatatttcttatttttaactCTATTTGAtatctaataaatattttattagtattgCAAAAAATCCGAATCTACTTAATCATAATAAGATAGAAAACGACGTACTTTGCGAAGTCCTCTGGCTTCTTGCTAAGCCCAAAGGGATCATAGCCATAACTGCATAACAAAGCATAACGAAATTATTAATATGGAGGAACTCTAGCTACTTATTAATTACAACCATTCATGGCAAATGTACActgaattaattatataaaataaatagataaaaccCAATTGAACAAATTATACAATTAACATCATCTTACTCTCCAGGAACTTCTCCGGTCAAGTATTCCGGTATCTCAGACCTATCCAGCAGTCCTTCCGGCAAGAAAATTCTTCTATCAGGACCTGAAATTTAGAGTTCATaataatatttacttttttaaaaaagcaCTTCTTAAGCAAATAAAAACTTCtctaaaacttcttaaaaccttatttttcttaaaacttTCTTTCCAGACATAACCGTTACATTAAAGACTCTACTTtgctttctaaaattttttttccaaatgaAGTGTTACCGTTTCTATATGTTAATTTAAGTTCTTTTGTTAAAAATACTTCTCTGAAATATCATTATTATggtatttttctaaattaaatatatcaattttgatttttcaaattaatatttaatactgttaattaatatatttaataaatagtttttaaaactataataaCAATGTTACACCTTTACTAGATATTCTGATAAAATTCATTTTCTTGTTTTAAAAGttctataattaaatatattattcaagtacctaaaaaaattatttttattaatgagattttttttttttttgtcgaagTATTAATGAGAATTCGACCAGCACGAAAACTAAAAACCGTATACTTACCGTACCACTTGGCGAGCTCCTCGTTGGCTGGTGAAACGGCAGAAGGCTTGGGTTTGGGAGGTGGCGCAGCCTTCTTCTTAGAGAAAAGAGCGACAGTCTTCAAAGTGGTAGGGGTTAACGAGGTGGGAGCCGCTGCTGCACCACCGCTGAAGTTGAGAGGATTTCCGAGCATTTCAGACACTCCAAGCGAGGCAGCTGCCGTAGAAGCTGCCAGGGAAGCCATCTTTCTCTGCTGCTGGTTAGTAAGTTTCCTTGTTTCTGGTAATGGATCAATGGTAGAGACTGAGATGAGAAAGATACATGCTATATGCTTGAGCGGGTGGATGTGGACATTACACGTAGGATTCATTTTCTTTGTTGTGATTGGTTGGTGAAGAAGGAAGCGTAATCTGAATCTCGGTTCAGATTGGTCAGGTTTTGCTGATGTGGCAGATGATGTTGCTGACATGAAATTATTTTGGAGGCTTGGGATAATATTAGAGATTGTCCTATCCAAATCTCATCCTCTCTTCTTATGTGGATAAATTTAATCTAAAGTATtgcaatatttaaattaaattttataagtttcAGCACTAAATAATGGAACGAAATTTTCTAAACTCTTTTTTTCCATatcatcaaaattattttttccagCAAAATAATTTGAACTTTCAAATTATGTTGCTAATTACAGACAGTAAATTTTATTACTCTACCGTTTAGGGTctaattaatatgatttaaatttaaaatcagaaaaatttaatttaattacaattaattaaatctatctGCTGCTGCTAAGTAAGTTTCCTTGTTTTTTTGATAATGAAGCAGAGGAAGAGACTGAGAAGAGATATACATACTATATGCTTGAGCCGGTAGACGAGATTGGTTGCTGGAGAAGGAAGTGTAATCTGAGTCTGAGTTTAGATTGGCCAGGATTTGCTGATGTGGCAGATAATGGTGCTCACATGGAATTATTGTTGAGGCTTTGGATAATATTATATCAAATTCaaatatcatattttatatttttctatcttttttttttctatattctGGTCCAAATTCCATTATGTCTCACAAGTATATTTCTTTTTACCTGTTTAAATATTATACTACAATTATACATATGATATTTTGGAGACTTATCCTATCCTTCTGAAGCTAAAGAACTAGGTTCATCCTAGTCTTCTCTTAGAGAATCAACAGGCATGGAGTCGGGATTCCTATAAGTCTCTTATCTTTAGCAAAACTCATGGTTAGAAATCTTCCTTCAGATGGGAGTTTCTATCTTGTTGGGAGTTTGAGTCCTATTACGAGTCTGAGGCCTTGTATTAAGATTAGAACTAACTATTATTCCACGTGGGTAAAGATCCCAGTTCCAATGTCGGATTAATTTGTTTATTCACACATTAACATGATCCAATTTATTCAGGCATGATTTGAATCGTGTTATTCAATTGGTGCAATTCTAGGGATGTTGAATCTAATAAGATGAAtcaaattttctttattaaatataaaattgagtCATTTATATTTTAGATATGTCAGATAAATAAGTTATATATTAGTTatggtaaaaaatatttattcaagATTAAAAATTAGAATGGATCAATTCAATTTTATCAAAAGATATGTTTTTAcactattataaaaataaatttaaagaagtGGTGATAAATTgttatcttatatattttaactataattataaattaatagtgACTATTTGAAATGTATTGCATCTTCTTTCTCTGCTGAGcataagataataatttatttatttttttagtgatAGATAAAATgtactattaaaattataattttattaaatataaaatattatttttattaaaatatagtaaaaaatgaatttttttataataacttTAAATTTCTATTGTTGTAGTAATAATATTGAGGTAACAATTTCACAACCACTGCTAAGGTACTATTACCTAAAGTCTAAAATGTAGTAGTGTTACTAAGAGATATATATTTTTGGCTATATATAGAAGATTACACCTTcttattttaatctttaaaactCTATATATTCGATTGAAGTTAAAATTATGATACACTTATATAAATGTACAAAAGTCTCTTAAGAAAATGTATAAGGGAAGTGATAAAAGGATTTAGTGTTTTGTCCTTAGAAATTCTTATCAAATAATAAGAGCGGGAGTATTTTTATTCTGCAAATATGGTAAATATCTAGACTATCTAATTCTTAATATAATTCTTATTAAACGGATATAGTTATATTAGAAACTAGTGATATAAAAGATAATTCTATAGTGTTATGCTTGAAtatgaattataattttttttcattggtATTAGAGTTGTAATATTTGTGATGCTACATGAGACTCGCCTAAAGTAGATAGTGACCTATCACCATAAGACTGAATCAAATGGCAAGGATATGATAAACTAAATACGTGGTCCCACCGGTAGAAAGGAAAGCTCGGACGACCATAGTGTCCGGATCCAAAGAAAAAAGGAGACTCGAGCGCTTCAGGACAGGTCAGCCTCAGGTCGGACAAGACATGCCCTTGTAATTTCCGGGCGAGGCTCCATAAGGAAGTTACTGTTAATAGTTACAATCTAGCAAATTTCCTTCACGCCTTCGATCATAAGATTCCAGACCAATAAGCCAGTGAAGATTATTTACCAATGAGTCGGCCATATCATCGTTGGATTATTAGGCAATACTATATTTATACTCactttcttatagtataaaaggaggATGATTAAAGAGACAAAGGTATGCTATTCTTGAACACTActcaagttctaagcaattcattgcaTTTTCTCTATTCTTCAATATACTGATTTTCGCATCGGAGTGGCCGCCATGAGCACCCACCACCTcatattctctttcttgcaggtttagCCAATCACAGTACAGCTCCGTTCCGACTACGCCATCATCTTATTTTCAGCTatatcatttggtttcattgctaaaaaatccattaaattctcttttcatttggattaaaaccgcTCTCCTATCccatttctcttaaaaagaaatctctcttttATCTTTAGAGATTGCCGACAATTCATGAGCTGCTGCTAGGGTTGCTATTGATGAGGATattatcatttcttccactcccAGCAGTAGACAAAACACACACTCCACGGTCAATGAGGCAGATTTCAACAATCTGAGCATCAAACAAATGCTCCAGTACATCAAAAAGTTGCAAGTTATTTTCGAGCAATATAAAACTCGGGAAGAGGTGTCACTCATGGGTCCTAGAGAGAAGGAGGAAGTTTTTGAAGAGACCTTAAAGACTTAGACAGAGGCAATCCAAACTCAGTCCAATAGGAAGGACAAATTCGAATAAGAGGAGTCATCAGATGATACTCCAAAGAACATCGATTGGAAACTAGTACAGGTTGCTCCAATATACTAGGGAGGATAAGAAGAGGACAAAAGAACGAacaaaaaacaagataaaaaaccGGAGAAGTAAGGATACAAGGAAGAAGATAAAAGTTATCTCCCGAAGGAGGGACGACCAATGAATACAGGAGAGTAATAACTTCTTTATATAATTCATACTCCCTTGTACAATATTGAAAAGTTGTCTTAATTAGTTCATATCActacaagaaaagtaaaaaagcAATGATGAAAtttatggactaaattatgaaaaaaatagttGTTAAAGTAAATTATCGACCATTTGAAATACTGATTATTAAAGTAAATTTCATAActatttttttactttcttaTAGTGTGTCTTATGGAACATTTTTAAGGTTTACAATGCAAGgcagcttttttttttaataaaaatttagaatcaATAGATTTGTTATGGTAAGTGTCATATCTTATTTGAACCCTATATTTGTTATGgtgtttaatttaattcattctAATTTTATGTTCAGATTACTACAGAAGTTTAATATATGCCCAATTACCTAAAActcaaaatttattagttaagtttcttaatttatttatttaaataaaaagataaagaagTTTAATTTagctaaaaatttcaatttcttaattttctttttatgaagtaattgaatttaaattaacaCTTTTAGATTAACTTGAATGAGAGATGGGCAAACCAACCAAGTATTTTCACATTATTTGATATTTGAGCATTTAAAAAAAGTAATgaacgaaaaatatttttttaattaaaaggaaaatctagtaatttttaaagaaaatatattattaatatcttttttataaatataattaaattataaaaaataaattattttattgaaacgtattttctataaaatattttacatgaaaaatattttacaaacaTAAGTTATTTTCACAAAATAAATAGAACACGATGGAGGCTTTCTCTTTGGAGCCGCTGTCGGAAGAAGAGAAAGCAAAACTTGCTCGCAGCTCTAAGAAGGTGAAGTTACGCAATAGTACGACTGAGGAAGTAGTGGCGCCTCCTCCTAAGACTAGATTTGATTCGGGTGTGGAAGTCGATG
This window encodes:
- the LOC110601124 gene encoding chlorophyll a-b binding protein CP26, chloroplastic; its protein translation is MNPTCNVHIHPLKHIACIFLISVSTIDPLPETRKLTNQQQRKMASLAASTAAASLGVSEMLGNPLNFSGGAAAAPTSLTPTTLKTVALFSKKKAAPPPKPKPSAVSPANEELAKWYGPDRRIFLPEGLLDRSEIPEYLTGEVPGDYGYDPFGLSKKPEDFAKYQAFELIHARWAMLGAAGFVIPEALNKYGANCGPEAVWFKTGALLLDGGTLNYFGNKIPINLILAVVAEIVLVGGAEYYRIINGLDFEDKLHPGGPFDPLGLANDPDQAAILKVKEIKNGRLAMFAMLGFYFQAYVTGEGPVENLSKHLSDPFGNNLLTVLAGSAERAPTL